One genomic segment of Scylla paramamosain isolate STU-SP2022 chromosome 11, ASM3559412v1, whole genome shotgun sequence includes these proteins:
- the LOC135104606 gene encoding uncharacterized protein LOC135104606, protein MYPGSGVGAHTPTVTVDAGVSLALASLMPPTLPLLPHAAAAAAAAAFLPYQQAAVVCPAGPSGPPRPPLAPPRAPRPSAFTVEELLKDKRSASPGEEESDVPAIVSSLYGPAPLHLPLHPHSNAPVPLPFPHPPTHIRPSALHRNHSPPLPIENTRRSPAPSSPAKSTFQSSTVPTTTSVSPSNSSRARSYSPRVFPPLSSSASPSLPHRLTPSPASPQSNQLVLPTRSSSSLSPSPPSIYSLQNSNTSISQLGRVKRLSDTKVRIITPSSHHLHNSQ, encoded by the coding sequence ATGTACCCTGGGTCGGGGGTTGGAGCCCACACACCTACAGTCACCGTGGACGCAGGAGTAAGCCTGGCCCTTGCCTCGCTAATGCCTCCCACCCTGCCATTACTGCCACACGCCGCAGCTGcagcagccgccgccgccttcCTGCCGTACCAGCAGGCGGCAGTAGTGTGTCCAGCTGGCCCAAGTGGGCCGCCTCGCCCGCCACTCGCTCCCCCTAGAGCTCCGCGGCCCTCCGCCTTCACTGTGGAGGAGCTACTCAAGGACAAGAGGTCTGCCTCGccgggagaagaagaaagtgacgTGCCTGCCATTGTATCCAGTCTATACGGCCCCGCACCGCTacacctccctctccacccccaTTCTAATGCCCCTGTCCCACTACCTTTCCCACATCCTCCCACGCATATCCGACCCTCAGCTCTCCACAGGAATCATTCTCCACCCCTTCCCATCGAAAACACACGACGTTCCCCGGCACCCTCGTCCCCTGCCAAGTCCACATTCCAGAGTAGCACCGTGCCCACCACTACTTCAGTCTCTCCTTCGAACTCCTCAAGGGCGCGCTCCTACAGCCCCAGGgtgtttcctcctctctcctcctccgcatctccttcccttccacatcGTCTGACTCCATCTCCAGCAAGCCCACAGTCAAATCAACTTGTACTTCCTACAcgatcctcttcctctctttctccttcccctccatccaTTTATTCCCTTCAGAACAGCAACACCTCTATTTCCCAACTTGGCAGAGTTAAGCGTCTGTCTGACACCAAAGTTAGAATTATCACTCCCAGTTCGCATCACCTACACAACTCTCAGTAG